The Tenacibaculum jejuense genome includes a window with the following:
- a CDS encoding bifunctional 4-hydroxy-2-oxoglutarate aldolase/2-dehydro-3-deoxy-phosphogluconate aldolase, protein MIQNNSSFSWNLFNEAPVVGIVRGLSKEITLNIAKTLLEAEFYTLEVTMNTEGALELINELTKQFPKLNIGAGTVCTLDDCKNAIKAGAQFIVTPIIDEDVITYCVSENIPVFPGAYTPTEIYKAWSLGASAVKVFPATQLGSKYIKDVLAPLNEIKLLPTGGVSKDNITSFFNAGAVGVGMGSSLLHKEYIATQNFTALKEHFVAIKQEIQDYTQ, encoded by the coding sequence ATGATACAAAATAATTCATCTTTCTCCTGGAATTTATTTAATGAAGCTCCCGTAGTTGGAATCGTAAGAGGATTATCAAAAGAAATCACTCTGAATATTGCTAAAACTCTTTTAGAAGCAGAGTTCTATACACTTGAAGTTACTATGAATACAGAAGGTGCTTTGGAACTAATAAATGAATTAACTAAACAGTTCCCTAAATTGAATATTGGTGCTGGAACTGTATGCACTTTAGACGATTGTAAAAACGCTATTAAAGCTGGAGCACAGTTTATTGTTACTCCAATAATAGATGAAGACGTTATTACATATTGCGTTTCAGAAAATATTCCTGTTTTCCCTGGAGCTTACACTCCAACAGAAATTTATAAAGCTTGGTCTTTAGGCGCTTCTGCTGTAAAAGTATTTCCAGCAACTCAATTAGGTTCGAAGTATATTAAAGATGTTCTAGCTCCTCTAAATGAAATAAAACTACTTCCTACTGGTGGAGTTTCTAAAGATAATATAACTTCATTTTTTAACGCTGGAGCTGTAGGTGTTGGTATGGGAAGTTCATTACTTCATAAAGAATACATAGCTACACAAAATTTCACTGCTTTAAAAGAGCATTTTGTAGCTATCAAACAAGAAATTCAAGATTATACACAATGA
- the galK gene encoding galactokinase, which produces MNSNLKYDIVIESPGRINLIGEHVDYSGGHVLPASIDKKITLRFRRNNSETCKVYSENFKNHFEINLNDLKRSEIEWHNYIIGVIFHINVLKPNSIKGFDCNIYSNLPLGSGVSSSAALECGVAKGLNELFDIGLTDLEIINISKDAEHTFVGTKCGIMDQFAVVKGAEDHLLLLNCETLEHELIPADFGDYRIILLNTNVSHNLATSEYNIRRDECSTALEAINKKYPQYTLLAQVSPEIIQEFENILPHKIFNRALYITKENRRTLYAVECLKNKDIIGFGEWVYKSHRGLTNLFEVSCEELDFLVDYTHNLDYVVGARMMGGGFGGCTINIIHKDYCEEFINIISPAYQEKFNINLTPITVAIGNGVSKI; this is translated from the coding sequence ATGAATTCGAATTTAAAATATGATATTGTTATAGAATCTCCAGGAAGAATCAACCTTATTGGAGAACATGTTGATTACAGTGGAGGTCATGTTTTACCTGCATCAATTGATAAGAAAATAACACTTCGTTTCCGCAGAAATAACAGTGAAACTTGTAAGGTTTATTCTGAAAATTTTAAAAATCATTTTGAAATTAATTTGAATGATTTGAAAAGAAGTGAAATTGAATGGCATAATTATATTATTGGTGTAATTTTTCATATCAATGTTCTAAAACCAAATTCTATAAAAGGATTTGATTGTAATATATACAGCAATCTTCCTTTAGGTTCTGGTGTAAGTTCTTCTGCCGCTTTAGAATGTGGTGTTGCTAAAGGATTAAATGAATTGTTTGATATCGGACTTACTGATCTTGAAATCATTAATATTTCTAAAGATGCTGAACACACATTCGTAGGAACTAAATGCGGAATTATGGATCAATTTGCTGTAGTAAAAGGAGCTGAAGATCATTTACTTTTATTGAACTGCGAAACACTTGAGCATGAATTAATTCCTGCTGATTTTGGTGATTATCGAATTATCTTACTGAACACAAATGTTTCTCATAATTTGGCTACAAGCGAATATAATATTCGACGTGATGAATGTAGCACGGCTTTAGAAGCTATCAATAAAAAATATCCGCAATACACTTTGTTAGCACAAGTAAGTCCGGAAATTATTCAAGAATTTGAAAATATTCTTCCTCATAAAATTTTTAACCGTGCTTTATACATCACTAAAGAAAACAGACGAACACTTTATGCTGTTGAATGTTTGAAAAATAAAGATATTATTGGTTTTGGAGAATGGGTTTACAAATCACATCGAGGTCTTACAAATTTATTTGAAGTAAGTTGTGAGGAGTTAGATTTTTTAGTTGATTATACCCACAACTTAGATTATGTAGTTGGTGCTAGAATGATGGGCGGAGGCTTTGGAGGTTGTACCATAAATATTATCCATAAAGATTATTGTGAAGAATTCATCAATATTATTTCACCAGCTTACCAAGAGAAATTCAATATTAATCTTACTCCAATTACTGTTGCTATTGGCAACGGGGTTTCAAAAATTTAA
- a CDS encoding UDP-glucose--hexose-1-phosphate uridylyltransferase encodes MKFNAKSHRRYNILTGEWILVSPHRTKRPWQGKKDKPVVVEKVSYDPDCYLCPGNTRANGSVNPNYESTYSFVNDYAALVENQEHETYTNGLLRAESEEGICKVICFSPDHSLTLPLMSVSAITDVITLWQKEYDELGKKPNINHVQIFENKGAIMGCSNPHPHGQIWAQFSIPEVVLKKQFHQLQYWNENNSSLLADYIQQELALDERIILKNEHFVALVPYWATWPYEVMIAPIKQYQHIGQLSEEEKTAFAEIIKQLTTKYDNLFETSFPYSSGIHQSPTDKEHPEWHFHMSFYPPLLRSAEVKKFMVGYEMFANAQRDITAEQAADTLKKLDLKHYSLA; translated from the coding sequence ATGAAATTTAATGCAAAGTCACACAGACGATATAACATATTAACTGGAGAATGGATTTTAGTTTCTCCGCATAGAACAAAAAGACCATGGCAAGGTAAAAAAGATAAACCTGTTGTTGTAGAAAAGGTTTCGTATGATCCTGATTGTTATTTATGTCCAGGAAATACAAGAGCAAACGGAAGTGTAAATCCTAATTATGAAAGCACATACAGTTTTGTAAATGATTATGCAGCTTTAGTTGAAAATCAAGAGCACGAAACTTATACTAATGGATTACTAAGAGCCGAAAGTGAAGAAGGAATTTGTAAAGTAATTTGTTTTTCCCCAGATCATTCTTTAACATTACCATTAATGTCTGTTTCAGCAATTACAGATGTAATTACTTTATGGCAAAAAGAATATGATGAATTGGGAAAAAAACCAAATATCAATCATGTTCAAATCTTTGAAAATAAAGGTGCAATTATGGGATGTAGTAATCCTCATCCACATGGTCAAATTTGGGCTCAGTTTTCTATTCCAGAAGTTGTATTAAAAAAGCAATTTCATCAACTTCAATATTGGAACGAAAATAACAGTAGTTTACTTGCAGATTATATTCAACAAGAACTGGCATTAGATGAACGTATTATTTTAAAAAACGAACATTTTGTTGCTTTGGTTCCATATTGGGCTACATGGCCATATGAAGTTATGATTGCTCCAATCAAACAATATCAACATATCGGACAATTAAGTGAAGAAGAAAAAACAGCTTTTGCAGAAATCATAAAACAGTTAACTACGAAATACGATAATCTGTTTGAAACTTCTTTTCCTTATTCTTCAGGAATACATCAAAGTCCGACAGATAAAGAACATCCAGAATGGCATTTTCATATGTCTTTTTATCCGCCATTATTGAGATCAGCAGAAGTGAAAAAATTTATGGTTGGTTACGAAATGTTTGCTAATGCACAACGAGATATTACGGCAGAACAAGCTGCTGATACTTTAAAAAAACTAGATCTTAAACATTATAGTCTTGCATAA
- a CDS encoding LacI family DNA-binding transcriptional regulator, whose protein sequence is MKSNVTLKDIAKLLNVSTSTVSKALNNSYEISEETTKKVKELASNLNYIPNDVARSLKSNVTKRIGVIVPNVLDDFFAKIIHAIEREANRFNYKLIICLSNDVLNKEADSVSFLLNGSVDGILISLAEETQNKNNFTHFKNLTRRNFPLVMFDRVSKEINCDKVTVNDFETTYDAVKYLIQRNRKHIAFLSTITTTSVGELRTQGYCKALKDELFATPNLINITDYNEFESKLTTALQQHKIDALITADQLSAICAINIIQKKGLHVPNDISVIGFTDGSIPKYTLPSLTTINQKPEEMGKLAFKTLMKRIQNKNLEVKNLVIETELVKRASTN, encoded by the coding sequence ATGAAAAGTAACGTCACTTTAAAAGACATCGCGAAACTTTTAAACGTTTCTACTTCAACAGTTTCTAAAGCTTTAAACAACAGCTATGAGATTAGTGAAGAAACTACAAAAAAAGTAAAAGAATTAGCTTCAAACTTAAACTACATTCCCAATGATGTAGCTCGAAGTTTAAAATCTAATGTTACGAAGAGAATTGGTGTAATTGTTCCTAATGTATTAGATGATTTTTTTGCTAAAATTATTCACGCCATTGAACGTGAAGCTAATCGGTTCAATTATAAACTTATTATTTGTTTATCGAATGATGTACTTAATAAAGAAGCTGATTCTGTTTCATTTTTACTCAATGGAAGTGTAGATGGTATTCTTATTTCTCTTGCAGAAGAGACTCAAAATAAAAACAACTTTACACATTTTAAAAACTTAACGCGTCGTAATTTTCCTTTGGTAATGTTCGATCGTGTTTCTAAAGAAATTAACTGTGATAAAGTAACTGTTAATGACTTTGAGACTACCTACGATGCTGTAAAATATTTAATTCAAAGAAACCGAAAACACATCGCTTTCTTATCTACAATTACTACTACTAGTGTTGGAGAATTAAGAACTCAAGGGTATTGTAAAGCGTTAAAAGATGAACTTTTTGCAACTCCTAATTTGATAAACATTACAGATTACAACGAGTTTGAAAGTAAGTTAACAACAGCTTTACAACAACATAAAATTGATGCTTTAATTACTGCTGATCAACTTTCTGCTATTTGTGCTATTAATATTATTCAGAAAAAAGGACTTCATGTTCCTAATGATATTTCAGTTATTGGTTTTACTGATGGTTCTATTCCTAAATACACGTTGCCTTCGCTAACTACAATTAATCAGAAACCCGAAGAAATGGGAAAATTAGCTTT